From a region of the Mytilus galloprovincialis chromosome 3, xbMytGall1.hap1.1, whole genome shotgun sequence genome:
- the LOC143068671 gene encoding translationally-controlled tumor protein homolog: MIIYRCKISGDELFSDAFEPMIVKEDFFYEIEGKNISVSNKIDESAIGANASAEEAAEGQEDLVETKINVIYSHKLQETSFDKKGFQTFIKEYIKVLLAKIEEEKGKEAADEFKKRAATGVKKVLENFKNWQFFQGENMADGGMIVLMDYREDGVTPYFWFVKDGIIAEKY; this comes from the exons ATGATTATTTATAGGTGTAAAATATCAG GAGATGAATTGTTCAGTGATGCTTTTGAACCAATGATTGTGAAAGAAGACTTCTTCTATGAAATTGAGGGAAAG AATATTTCTGTCAGCAATAAAATTGATGAATCTGCAATTGGAGCCAACGCTTCAGCAGAGGAGGCAGCAGAAGGCCAAGAAGACTTAGTAGAAACCAAAATTAATGTAATTTACAGTCACAAACTTCAAGAAACCAGTTTTGACAAGAAAGGTTTCCAGACATTTATCAAAGAATATATTAAAGT attattagctaaaattgaagaagaaaaaggCAAAGAAGCTGCAGATGAATTCAAAAAGCGAGCAGCCACAGGTGTAAAAAAAGTTTTAGAAAACTTCAAAAATTGGCAATTTTTCCAAG gaGAAAACATGGCTGATGGAGGCATGATAGTATTAATGGATTACAGGGAAGACGGAGTAACACCTTATTTCTGGTTTGTTAAAGATGGAATTATTGCAGAAAAATAT TGA